The following are encoded in a window of Ricinus communis isolate WT05 ecotype wild-type chromosome 4, ASM1957865v1, whole genome shotgun sequence genomic DNA:
- the LOC125369842 gene encoding uncharacterized protein LOC125369842, whose translation MDACHLLLGRPWQFDHDTEHKGKSNVYIVTTKEGRKVRLLPLPPKVAKKEKEKSNFLVTCNEFKNLVKEMGGGYALVVRAKEEKGTSCDNSSSLNELLEEYKDVFPDDIPKGLPPLRGIEHAIDLILGASLPNKAAYKCNPEESKELQCHTPITC comes from the coding sequence ATGGATGCGTGTCACTTACTTCTTGGGAGACCTTGGCAGTTTGACCATGATACGGAGCACAAAGGTAAATCAAATGTATATATTGTAACTACCAAAGAAGGTAGAAAAGTTAGATTGTTGCCTTTACCTCCCAAAGTtgctaagaaagaaaaagagaaaagcaaCTTCCTTGTAACttgtaatgaatttaaaaatttagtgaAAGAAATGGGGGGTGGGTATGCTTTGGTTGTAAGggccaaagaagaaaagggtaCTTCTTGTGATAACTCATCATCCCTTAATGAGTTATTAGAAGAGTACAAAGATGTTTTTCCGGATGACATACCAAAAGGCCTTCCACCACTTAGAGGCATTGAGCATGCCATCGATTTAATTCTAGGGGCATCCTTACCCAACAAGGCAGCCTATAAATGCAATCCGGAAGAAAGTAAGGAACTTCAGTGTCACACCcccattacatgctaa